One Amaranthus tricolor cultivar Red isolate AtriRed21 chromosome 10, ASM2621246v1, whole genome shotgun sequence genomic window carries:
- the LOC130825974 gene encoding uncharacterized protein LOC130825974 has translation MGSGENGTKFLQELVLYAASAALSCLVLFAGLKHLDPNREASKKALEMKKDISKRLGRPLIHTNPYEDVIACDVINPDHIDCKFDSIGGLESIKQAVYELVILPLRRPELFAYGKLLGPQKGVLLYGPPGTGKTMLAKAIAKESDAVFINVRIANLMSKWFGDAQKLVAAVFSLAYKLQPAIIFIDEVDSFLGQRKNSDHEALMNMKTEFMSLWDGFTTDQNARVMVLAATNLPSELDEAILRRFSQAFEIGMPNSKERAEILKVILKGERVEENIDFDYLASLCEGRTGSDLVDLCKKAAYLPIRELLDDEKSGKPLHDPRPLTQIDLEKVLAASKKTNVAAHEYSRLMSRSSSWALQRDGEDVPVQNMINELSKLVLAQMLNLQNDNQD, from the exons ATGGGAAGTGGAGAAAATGGCACAAAGTTTCTTCAAGAACTGGTGTTGTATGCAGCAAGCGCTGCCCTTAGCTGTTTGGTATTATTTGCAGGACTTAAACACTTAGACCCAAATCGTGAAGCGTCAAAGAAAGCCCTTGAAATGAAAAAAGATATTTCTAAACGTTTGGGTAGACCTCTTATTCATACTAACCCTTATGAG GATGTTATTGCATGTGATGTCATAAATCCTGACCACATAGATTGCAAGTTTGACTCAATTGGAGGCTTAGAGAGCATTAAACAGGCAGTATATGAACTTGTCATTCTTCCACTGCGGAGACCAGAGCTATTTGCTTATGGGAAACTGCTTGGTCCCCAAAAAGGAGTCTTACTTTATGGCCCTCCAGGAACCGGAAAAACAATGCTAGCAAAAGCTATTGCTAAGGAGTCTGATGCAGTTTTTATTAATGTGAGAATAGCAAATTTGATGAGCAAATGGTTTGGTGATGCACAAAAACTTG TTGCAGCTGTATTTAGCTTGGCCTACAAATTACAGCCTGCAATTATATTCATCGATGAGGTAGATAGCTTTTTAGGACAACGCAAAAACTCTGATCATGAAGCACTGATGAACATGAAAACAGAGTTCATGTCTTTGTGGGATGGCTTTACAACTGATC AGAATGCTAGAGTAATGGTCCTTGCTGCTACAAATCTTCCATCAGAACTTGATGAGGCTATTCTTCGTCGTTTTTCTCAGGCCTTTGAAATCGGAATGCCTAATAGCAAGGAGAGGGCAGAGATATTGAAAGTTATTCTGAAAGGCGAGAGAGTGGAAGAAAACATCGACTTTGATTATCTGGCTAGCTTGTGTGAAGGACGTACCGGTTCTGATCTAGTTGATCTTTGTAAAAAGGCTGCATATCTTCCAATCAGGGAGCTCCTCGATGATGAGAAGAGCGGGAAACCGCTTCAT GATCCACGACCGTTGACACAAATTGATTTAGAGAAAGTCCTCGCCGCGTCTAAAAAGACAAATGTAGCTGCACATGAATACTCGAGGCTAATGTCGAGATCATCTTCCTGGGCATTACAGAGAGACGGAGAAGATGTACCTGTCCAAAACATGATCAACGAGCTCTCGAAGCTTGTCTTGGCCCAAATGTTGAACTTGCAGAATGATAACCAAGACTAA
- the LOC130824830 gene encoding uncharacterized protein LOC130824830 codes for MTLLNVVPIEKRTTIRAMASALGIGHSQEEEEPYRCVQNKNFIGNVMFIAAIARPQSSCTGEVLWDGKGVFPFTKTYYALKRSENRPAGTPQLREITKVTRDVIREKLINEVLPAIRLKWLANGVKDIWIQQDNAKPHILTNNQAFNEEDNKDGFNIRLVCQPASSPNMNILDLGLFSALQSIQFKSFPKDLKDLIKVLKARGGNNYKNPHIGKQ; via the exons ATGACTCTGCTTAATGTTGTTCCAATTGAAAAGAGGACCACAATTAGAGCAATGGCAAGTGCATTAGGCATTGGGCATTCACAA GAAGAGGAAGAACCATATAggtgtgtgcaaaacaaaaatttcataGGTAATGTAATGTTTATAGCAGCTATTGCAAGACCTCAAAGTAGTTGTACTGGAGAAGTGTTGTGGGATGGAAAAGGAGTTTTTCCATTCACAAAAACTTATTACGCATTGAAGAGGTCAGAAAACAGACCAGCAGGTACACCACAGCTAAGAGAAATAACAAAAGTTACACGAGATGTTATTCGAGAGAAACTAATCAACGAAGTTCTACCAGCAATCAGATTGAAATGGCTAGCAAATGGAGTCAAAGATATTTGGATACAACAAGATAATGCCAAGCCACATATTTTAACAAATAATCAAGCATTCAATGAAGAAGACAACAAAGATGGATTTAACATAAGACTAGTTTGTCAACCGGCATCCAGTCCAAATATGAATATCTTAGATTTGGGTTTGTTTAGTGCACTacaatcaattcaattcaagtCATTCCCGAAAGACCTCAAAGATTTGATCAAG GTGTTGAAAGCTAGAGGTGGTAATAATTACAAGAATCCACACATTGGAAAACAATAA
- the LOC130825027 gene encoding rab GTPase-activating protein 22-like encodes MLNSVPSSLYSNIGGLFLFLSGGATAGAQNGGGSAVAVAITAVAGLAVVAAVVYTRSGNVKSPWSRKRIKNALTPEQWRNSFQPDGKLHDGGINLLKKVRSGGIDHSVRAEVWPFLLGVYDLDSTEEEREAVRNRNRKEYEKLRRQSRRLLRQTDENLKPNSNAKSEITEPSSPASEVVSAHESLCSERGSSDLEFSENHSSSVLDRTSSSQQITSSTSVVYDSSEVGSSEDEQFYENSPLVEHENEHDVSLKGNVPASKTNMQSNVFRSEDFATWQRIIRLDAVRANAEWIAYSPSQAAISEDRARCCAEAVGLKDYDHLEPCRVFHAARLVAILEAYAIYDSEIGYCQGMSDLLSPIISVIEEDHMAFWCFVGFMKKARHNFRLDEVGIRRQLNIVAKIIKYKDSHLYRHLVKLQAEDCFFVYRMVVVLFRRELNFEQTLCLWEVMWADQAALRSGVGKTAWSRIRQRAPPTEDLLLYAIAASVLQRRKQFIEKYNSMDEILRECNNMAGQLDVWKLLDDAHHLVMTLHDKIDATV; translated from the exons ATGCTTAACAGCGTCCCATCGAGCTTATATAGCAATATTGGTGGACTTTTCCTCTTCTTAAGCGGTGGTGCAACTGCTGGCGCCCAAAATGGTGGCGGCTCGGCTGTAGCCGTTGCTATTACTGCCGTTGCTGGTCTCGCCGTTGTCGCTGCCGTTGTTTATACTCGTAG TGGTAATGTTAAGTCACCATGGAGTcggaaaagaataaaaaacgCCCTTACTCCGGAGCAGTGGAGAAATTCATTTCAACCAGATGGAAAACTTCATGATGGTGGAATAAATCTTTTGAAAAAAGTTCGAAGTGGA GGTATTGATCACAGTGTCAGAGCAGAGGTTTGGCCTTTTCTTCTTGGCGT GTATGATCTTGATAGCACCGAAGAAGAAAGAGAAGCTGTCAGAAATAGGAACAG AAAGGAGTATGAAAAACTCAGAAGACAGAGCCGACGACTACTAAGACAAACTGATGAGAATTTGAAGCCAAATAGCAATGCGAAGAGTGAGATTACAGAGCCAAGTTCACCTGCTTCAGAAGTGGTTAGTGCTCATGAGTCCCTCTGTAGTGAAAGGGGAAGTTCAGATCTTGAGTTCTCAGAAAATCATTCTAGTTCGGTATTGGATAGGACCAGTAGCTCTCAACAGATCACAAGTTCTACTTCTGTAGTGTATGATTCGTCTGAGGTGGGGTCATCAGAAGATGAGCAATTTTATGAAAACTCCCCTCTGGTAGAGCATGAAAATGAGCACGATGTGTCTCTAAAGGGAAATGTTCCCGCATCAAAGACAAATATGCAGTCTAATGTTTTTCGATCTGAAGATTTTGCTACCTGGCAACGTATAATCCGTCTTGATGCTGTTCGGGCCAATGCAGAATGGATAGCTTATTCCCCTTCTCAGGCTGCAATATCAGAAGACCGGGCACGATGCTGTGCTGAGGCGGTAGGACTCAAAGATTATGATCACCTTGAGCCGTGCAGGGTTTTCCATGCTGCGCGATTGGTGGCAATACTCGAAGCCTATGCTATTTATGACTCTGAAATTGGTTATTGTCAAGGTATGAGCGATCTACTTTCCCCAATAATATCAGTAATTGAGGAGGACCATATGgcattttggtgttttgttgggTTTATGAAGAAGGCTCGTCATAACTTCAGGCTAGATGAAGTGGGAATTCGTCGACAACTTAATATTGTGGCcaaaattataaaatacaaaGACTCCCACCTTTATAGACACTTGGTAAAGCTTCAGGCAGAGGATTGTTTTTTTGTGTACCGAATGGTGGTGGTCCTGTTTAGGCGTGAGCTGAATTTCGAGCAGACTCTCTGTCTGTGGGAAGTGATGTGGGCTGATCAGGCTGCACTCAGGTCTGGAGTGGGCAAGACAGCTTGGAGCAGAATAAGACAACGGGCTCCACCAACCGAAGATCTGCTGTTGTATGCCATTGCTGCTTCTGTTTTGCAGAGAAGAAAACAATTCATAGAAAAGTACAATAGCATGGATGAGATCTTGAGGGAATGCAATAACATGGCTGGACAACTTGATGTCTGGAAACTCTTAGATGATGCACATCATCTGGTAATGACTCTTCATGATAAAATTGATGCAACCGTTTAA
- the LOC130825028 gene encoding cytochrome b5-like, translating into MASDGKVHTFEEVSKHNSTKDCWLIISGKVYDVTPFMDDHPGGDEVLLSATGKDATNDFEDVGHSDSAREMMDKYYIGEVDVSTVPLKRIYVPPQQAHYNQDKTPEFIIKILQFVVPLLILGLAFVVRQYTKKED; encoded by the exons ATGGCTTCAGATGGTAAAGTTCACACCTTTGAAGAAGTTTCTAAGCACAATAGCACGAAGGATTGCTGGTTGATTATCTCAGGAAAG GTATATGATGTAACTCCATTCATGGATGATCATCCCGGTGGTGATGAAGTTCTTCTATCAGCAACTG GAAAAGATGCAACAAATGACTTCGAAGATGTTGGACACAGCGATTCTGCCAGAGAAATGATGGACAAATACTACATAGGCGAAGTTGATGTATCAACTGTCCCACTAAAGCGGATATATGTTCCACCGCAACAAGCTCATTACAATCAGGATAAGACACCGGAGTTTATAATCAAGATCTTACAGTTCGTGGTACCCCTTCTCATTTTGGGGCTTGCTTTTGTCGTGCGACAATATACCAAAAAGGAGGATTAG
- the LOC130824831 gene encoding uncharacterized protein LOC130824831 — translation MKCCFYITRTQQTFYLTPDEIEPHREIQSKRFVPKIMFMCAVARPIFSSEGEMIFDGKIGIFPFTHEVAAQRNSKNRKRGEPETKLIQSITKVHTRDMIVHKILLAIRSKWPPHLSKTIFIQQDNTKPHILDDDVVFREVATLDGFCFHLVQQPPNSPDMNVLDLGFFRSIQSLQHQKLAYNYAQLVNAVSAAFDNLHPNALKYV, via the coding sequence ATGAAATGTTGTTTTTACATTACAAGGACACAACAAACATTTTATCTGACTCCAGATGAAATAGAGCCACATAGAGAAATCCAATCTAAAAGATTTGTACCTaagatcatgtttatgtgtgccGTTGCAAGACCAATCTTTTCTAGTGAAGGTGAGAtgatttttgatggaaagataggcaTATTTCCTTTTACACATGAAGTGgcagcacaaagaaattcaaaaaacaGGAAGAGAGGAGAGCCAGAAACCAAActaatacaatcaatcactaaaGTACACACGAGAGATATGATTGTGCACAAGATATTACTAGCAATTAGAAGTAAATGGCCACCACATTTAAGCAAAACGATATTCATTCAACAGGACAATACTAAGCCCCACATTTTAGATGATGATGTAGTGTTTAGAGAGGTGGCAACACTTGATGGATTTTGCTTCCacttagtgcaacaacctcctaACTCACCAGATATGAATGTGCTTGACTTAGGGTTCTTTAggtcaatacaatcattacaaCATCAAAaattagcatataactatgcaCAATTAGTAAACGCAGTGAGTGCAGCATTTGACAATCTACATCCAAACGCATTGAAGTATGTATGA